One genomic segment of Candidatus Tanganyikabacteria bacterium includes these proteins:
- a CDS encoding acyl-CoA thioesterase, with amino-acid sequence MISVRLRVIGVLARWLLAERRRAPVAEDRLELRCWPWDCDILGHMNNARYLSLMDVARWHFTFASGLWRRFRDTRAFPVMVRCEIDFRRSIKPFERFSLVTRPHRAGGRSVVVSQRFLVGDQVAAEALVTLTFIRGGRPAEVSAVLDALPHLAATTPPLSASLNVRNDGETRI; translated from the coding sequence CCTCCGGGTGATCGGGGTCCTGGCCCGCTGGCTCCTGGCCGAGCGGCGCAGGGCGCCGGTGGCCGAAGATCGCCTGGAGTTGCGGTGCTGGCCGTGGGATTGCGACATCCTCGGACACATGAACAACGCGCGCTACCTGTCGCTCATGGACGTGGCGCGCTGGCATTTCACCTTCGCAAGCGGCCTGTGGAGGCGCTTTCGCGACACCCGCGCCTTCCCGGTGATGGTCCGCTGCGAAATAGACTTCCGGCGCTCCATCAAGCCCTTCGAGCGCTTCTCGCTGGTCACCCGGCCGCACCGGGCGGGCGGCAGGAGTGTCGTGGTCTCGCAGCGCTTCCTGGTGGGAGATCAGGTTGCCGCCGAAGCCCTGGTGACGCTCACGTTCATTCGCGGCGGACGGCCCGCCGAGGTTTCGGCCGTCCTCGACGCCTTGCCGCATCTGGCCGCCACCACGCCCCCGCTCTCCGCATCATTAAACGTCCGAAACGACGGCGAAACCCGGATTTAA